Below is a window of Populus trichocarpa isolate Nisqually-1 chromosome 3, P.trichocarpa_v4.1, whole genome shotgun sequence DNA.
TTAGGTAGGATTTTCATCAatcaaattgttaaaaataattcggCTAGGTCTTACATATATGTTTCAGATTTTATGAGAACACAAGTTGCTGAATGTAATGCAGTTGTAAAGCAACACCTTCAAAGAGATGGCGCTACCTTTTTGCATGGTAAAGTGTCAATAATCACATCGATAAAGAGCTACGgtggagaagaaaagaaaagaaaaagggtgtCAAGATGCACTCTGTACCCACTGAGATGATACATTCTTCcagaattaaaattaacaaatcccAATTCATTCTGTTGGTTTGTTGAATTAGATTAATTTCCAGGGTGCCTGGCTCAAATTTTactgagtaaaaaaaaagttaagggaCATTTCAAGCAGAATCACATTTTTCAACCTGTAACCAACAATACAACATTCCAAGCCGTTCCATACAAACCAGAAGACTTTTTTGCCAAGAGCTACTAGCATTTAAGAGCGATATGAACCAAACAGAACAGAACATACCAGAAGCAACTCCAGTGGCTTCAAACCCAAGAATTATCAAAAGCAGCTGATGTGATTGCCTGGGAAAACTCCTGGAAACTTATTCTTCCATCCCCGTCAGTGTCTGCCTCCTTGATCATCCCTGTCAATTCCTCTGCTGTAAGAGCATGCCCAAGTTTTGCCATCGAATGTGCCAACTCGGCTGCTGTAATAAACCCATTACCGTCTCTATCAAACATCTTGAACAGATGCTTTAGCTGCTCCTCGCTATACGGTGACTTCTccggaagcagttctggtgccACCAGAGCCACAAACTCTGAGAACTCAATTAAACCGTTGCTGTTTGTATCTGCCTTATGAATTAAGGTTTCAAGCTGGTCAGGACTAGGTTTTAGTCCTAAGGACCGCAAGAGTGAGCCTAACTCAAGCTGCGTTAAGCTTCCATCATTGTTTCGATCAAAAGAACGAAATATTTCCCGTAGCTCAGAAATTTGCTCATCATCTAGCTTCACAGCTGGTTGCTTGTTGCTCATATTgttaacaagaagaagaaaaaactcccTTTTTTCAACTCACTTTCTTTACCGTTTCTATCTTTAAGTCTTTGCAAATATGATCAAATAACAGTCCTGATACATAAGACTAGATAATATTTGGacaaacaaaaagcaaaaatatttcGCTACTAAGGTATGAACAAGAATTGCAGGATGACAATTTCTGtgtttgaataaaataacattcatcTCTGCTCTTGACACAAGTATTTGAACCatacctttctttctttcatttcaacaTTGATTCACTTCTATCCTCCCAGTGGCATATATCATCAGTTATAGATGTCTCTCTTTCTCAACAAATCCTGGGAATGGATGACTTCTTTTTCCGTGACCAATAAAAAGAGAT
It encodes the following:
- the LOC7456089 gene encoding probable calcium-binding protein CML11, which encodes MSNKQPAVKLDDEQISELREIFRSFDRNNDGSLTQLELGSLLRSLGLKPSPDQLETLIHKADTNSNGLIEFSEFVALVAPELLPEKSPYSEEQLKHLFKMFDRDGNGFITAAELAHSMAKLGHALTAEELTGMIKEADTDGDGRISFQEFSQAITSAAFDNSWV